A section of the Pedobacter sp. HDW13 genome encodes:
- a CDS encoding helicase HerA-like domain-containing protein produces the protein MSDLSSKFIEKIKSSYAPAGSYIYLGAGILDGQVYSEAEVNLSLKMMNRHGLIAGATGTGKTRTLQLLAEQLSDAGVPVFMLDVKGDLSGLNQPGAVNPKIEERSQQLNKPFTPTGFPIEIYSLSGKMGAQMRATVLEFGPTLLSKVLDLNDTQSGVMAVIFKYADDNKMPIIDLNDLKKLVSYLSEGAGAAEIKSSYGSISTATSGTILRKIVAIEQQGLGGMFGEKSFDIEDLFERVDGKGTISLLNIADVQNQPVLYSTFLLSLLAELFNTMPEVGDLDKPKLVFFFDEAHLLFKNSSKAFLEQIETIIRLIRSKGIGVFFCTQAPTDVPESVLGQLGNRVQHALRAFTPNDVDALKKTVNTYPKSDFYEIDKILTSLGTGQALVTVLNEKGIPTEVSATMLTPPRAVMGPLTAADFDQLVHASPMFTKYKDPIDPESAYDILTKRINEQVAAEEQAKQEVEAQKQAEAESKPKPGEKSLVEQVMGATITRQIGKEIVRGIFGMLTGKKTRSKSGGGLFGF, from the coding sequence CGCCGGAATTTTAGACGGACAGGTTTACAGTGAAGCCGAAGTTAACTTATCATTAAAAATGATGAACAGGCACGGTTTAATTGCCGGTGCTACGGGAACAGGTAAAACCCGTACGCTGCAATTACTGGCCGAACAGTTATCAGATGCTGGTGTTCCGGTTTTTATGTTAGATGTAAAAGGCGATTTATCGGGCTTAAACCAGCCAGGTGCTGTTAACCCTAAAATAGAAGAAAGGTCGCAACAGCTTAATAAACCATTTACGCCTACAGGCTTCCCGATCGAAATTTATTCGCTTTCGGGAAAAATGGGTGCACAGATGCGTGCAACCGTACTCGAATTCGGACCTACACTCCTATCAAAAGTGTTAGATTTAAACGATACCCAATCTGGTGTTATGGCCGTTATCTTCAAATATGCCGATGATAACAAAATGCCCATTATCGATTTAAATGACTTAAAGAAACTGGTTTCTTATTTATCAGAAGGTGCAGGCGCTGCAGAAATAAAAAGCAGTTATGGCAGTATCTCTACAGCCACATCGGGCACCATATTAAGGAAAATTGTAGCCATCGAGCAACAAGGACTGGGTGGCATGTTTGGCGAAAAATCTTTTGATATTGAAGATCTTTTTGAACGTGTAGATGGCAAAGGTACTATCAGTTTATTGAATATTGCCGATGTTCAAAACCAACCCGTATTATACTCTACGTTTTTATTGAGTTTACTGGCAGAGCTTTTTAATACCATGCCAGAGGTTGGGGATCTGGACAAACCCAAACTGGTTTTCTTCTTTGATGAAGCACATTTATTGTTTAAAAATTCATCAAAGGCTTTTTTAGAGCAGATTGAAACTATTATCCGGTTAATCCGTTCAAAAGGGATTGGGGTTTTCTTCTGTACACAAGCTCCTACTGATGTGCCTGAAAGTGTTTTAGGCCAACTGGGCAATCGTGTACAGCATGCTTTAAGGGCTTTTACACCAAACGACGTAGATGCTTTAAAAAAGACAGTAAATACCTATCCAAAATCTGATTTTTACGAAATAGACAAAATATTAACCTCCTTAGGTACTGGCCAGGCTTTAGTTACCGTACTGAATGAGAAAGGTATTCCAACCGAAGTTTCGGCTACCATGCTTACCCCTCCAAGGGCAGTAATGGGCCCGCTTACTGCCGCTGACTTTGATCAACTGGTGCACGCCAGTCCGATGTTTACCAAATACAAAGATCCGATCGATCCGGAAAGTGCATACGATATTTTAACAAAACGCATTAACGAGCAAGTTGCCGCCGAAGAACAGGCCAAACAAGAAGTAGAAGCCCAGAAACAAGCCGAAGCAGAAAGCAAACCTAAACCGGGAGAAAAAAGCCTGGTAGAACAGGTAATGGGCGCGACCATCACCCGCCAGATTGGTAAAGAAATTGTGCGCGGTATATTTGGCATGCTTACCGGAAAGAAAACCAGATCAAAATCTGGCGGGGGACTCTTTGGATTCTAA
- a CDS encoding sugar phosphate nucleotidyltransferase, whose amino-acid sequence MKPTLLILAAGMASRYGSMKQIDGFGPNGETIIDYSIYDAINAGFGKIVFIIKEEFVNEFKAIFEPKLAGRIETDYVFQNFDLKQFGIEEEIYREKPWGTAHAILSGRNAIKEPFCVINADDFYGYDAFKKMVDFLTTEVTDSNYSIIGYQVGNTLSEFGAVSRGVCKVDAANNLEEIVERTKVYPKDGNIFYDEDGEEFPLSFDTPVSMNFWGFTPAVFKITEDMFRAFAMANKDKPKAEFFIPLIGENLVKTNTATFKVVPTSNKWFGVTYKEDKPFVQDCIDQLVKDGTYPEKLWN is encoded by the coding sequence ATGAAACCCACCCTATTAATATTGGCTGCTGGCATGGCAAGCCGCTACGGAAGCATGAAACAGATTGATGGATTTGGTCCGAATGGCGAAACCATTATCGATTATTCTATTTACGATGCAATTAATGCTGGTTTTGGCAAAATTGTATTCATCATTAAAGAAGAGTTTGTAAATGAGTTTAAAGCTATTTTCGAACCAAAACTTGCCGGCAGAATTGAAACTGATTACGTTTTTCAAAACTTCGATTTAAAACAATTTGGTATTGAAGAAGAAATATACAGAGAAAAACCATGGGGTACGGCACACGCTATCCTATCGGGTAGAAATGCAATTAAAGAGCCATTCTGTGTAATCAATGCAGATGATTTTTATGGTTACGATGCCTTTAAAAAGATGGTAGATTTCTTAACTACCGAAGTTACGGATAGCAATTACTCCATTATCGGTTATCAGGTAGGCAATACACTTTCGGAGTTTGGCGCAGTTTCACGTGGGGTTTGTAAAGTAGATGCAGCCAATAATTTAGAAGAAATTGTTGAGCGTACCAAAGTTTATCCTAAAGATGGAAACATCTTTTACGATGAAGATGGCGAAGAGTTCCCATTAAGTTTTGATACACCTGTATCTATGAATTTCTGGGGCTTTACACCAGCTGTTTTCAAGATTACTGAAGACATGTTCAGAGCGTTTGCTATGGCTAATAAAGATAAACCTAAAGCTGAATTCTTTATTCCGCTAATTGGCGAAAATCTGGTAAAAACCAATACTGCAACCTTTAAAGTAGTTCCTACTTCGAACAAATGGTTCGGCGTAACCTACAAAGAAGATAAACCTTTTGTTCAGGATTGTATTGACCAGTTGGTAAAAGACGGAACCTACCCTGAAAAATTATGGAACTAA
- a CDS encoding phosphotransferase enzyme family protein, which produces MELNLASEVLEAYGYAKENITITQIGTGLINRTYLLSPFAEEKKYILQNINTVVFTSPQTIASNLRAIADYLSFAYPDYLFIKPVATTKGEEMAYIHQDYWRMLPFVPNTISLDVLADPKQAYEAAKQFGKLSRLLDNFDATSLQPTISGFHDLNLRYEQFTLALNQANDKLKTQAAAQIENALSHRYILDYYISYAHRKDFPDRVMHHDTKISNVLLDDESYEGICVIDLDTIMPGKFISDLGDMMRTYLCAYSENETDLTKIKVRLPYFEAMIKGYLAEMKSILTETEKELILFSGKYIIYMQALRFLTDFLSGDKYYPTDYPEQNLDRTKNQFKLLYEIAVNEKELQDIIEENLV; this is translated from the coding sequence ATGGAACTAAATTTAGCCTCCGAAGTTTTAGAAGCTTACGGATACGCTAAAGAGAATATTACGATTACACAAATAGGTACGGGTTTAATTAACCGTACTTATTTGCTTTCGCCTTTTGCTGAAGAAAAAAAATATATACTTCAGAATATCAATACTGTAGTTTTTACTTCACCACAAACCATTGCCAGCAACCTGCGGGCAATAGCCGATTACCTGAGTTTCGCTTATCCCGATTATCTTTTTATTAAACCCGTTGCTACTACCAAAGGTGAAGAAATGGCTTATATCCACCAGGATTACTGGCGGATGCTTCCTTTTGTACCCAACACCATTTCGTTAGATGTTTTAGCTGACCCGAAACAAGCTTACGAAGCGGCAAAACAATTTGGCAAACTGAGCCGGTTACTCGATAATTTTGATGCTACCAGTCTTCAGCCAACGATTTCAGGCTTTCATGACCTAAACTTGCGTTACGAACAATTTACACTGGCCTTAAACCAGGCCAACGACAAGCTAAAAACTCAGGCAGCAGCACAGATTGAAAATGCTTTATCCCACAGATACATTTTAGATTATTACATTTCTTATGCACACCGAAAGGATTTTCCTGATCGCGTAATGCACCATGATACTAAAATAAGTAATGTTTTATTAGATGATGAAAGCTATGAAGGTATTTGTGTAATTGACCTGGACACCATTATGCCCGGAAAATTTATTTCTGATCTGGGCGATATGATGCGTACCTACCTTTGTGCATACTCAGAGAACGAAACCGACTTAACTAAGATTAAAGTGCGTTTGCCTTATTTTGAGGCGATGATAAAAGGCTATTTAGCGGAGATGAAAAGTATTTTAACTGAAACAGAAAAAGAGCTCATCTTATTCTCAGGTAAATACATTATTTACATGCAAGCCTTACGCTTTTTAACCGACTTTTTAAGCGGCGATAAGTACTATCCTACCGATTACCCGGAACAAAACCTCGACCGCACTAAAAACCAGTTTAAACTGCTTTACGAAATAGCCGTAAACGAAAAGGAATTACAGGATATTATTGAGGAAAATTTGGTTTAA
- the dnaK gene encoding molecular chaperone DnaK, translating to MGKIIGIDLGTTNSCVSVMEGNEPVVIANSEGKRTTPSIVAFAENGERKVGEPAKRQAITNPTKTIYSIKRFMGNSYDESAKEAGRVPYKVVKGDNNTPRVEIDDRKYTPQEISAMILQKMKKTAEDFLGQEVTEAVITVPAYFNDAQRQATKEAGEIAGLTVKRIINEPTAAALAYGLDKAHKDMKIVVFDCGGGTHDVSVLELGDGVFEVKSTDGDTHLGGDDFDHIIIDWLTAEFKAENSMDLAKDPMALQRLKEAAEKAKIELSSTTSTEINLPYITADASGPKHLVRTLSRAKFEQLADSLIKRTIDPCKSALKNAGLSTSDIDEIILVGGSTRIPAIQDAVKAFFGKEPSKGVNPDEVVAIGAAIQGGVLTGDVKDVLLLDVTPLSLGIETMGGVMTKLIESNTTIPTKKSETFSTAADNQPSVEIHILQGERPMATQNRTIGRFILDGIPPAPRGVPQVEVSFDIDANGILHVSAKDKATGKEQKIRIEASSGLTDAEIKKMKEEAEANAADDAKQKEEADKINGADALIFSTEKQLKEFGDKLSADKKAPIEAGLEKLKAAHSSRNFADIDAASAELQAAWNVASEEMYKAGEQPQGGEQPQADGQAQGGDNVTDVDFEEVKEEK from the coding sequence ATGGGAAAAATTATTGGAATAGACTTAGGAACAACAAACTCATGCGTGAGCGTAATGGAGGGCAATGAGCCTGTAGTTATCGCAAACAGTGAGGGCAAACGTACTACACCGTCTATTGTTGCTTTTGCAGAAAACGGTGAGCGTAAAGTTGGCGAGCCTGCTAAACGTCAGGCTATAACCAACCCAACAAAAACGATATATTCGATTAAACGCTTTATGGGTAACAGCTACGACGAAAGTGCGAAAGAAGCTGGACGCGTACCTTATAAAGTAGTAAAAGGCGATAACAACACGCCACGTGTTGAAATCGACGACAGAAAATACACTCCACAAGAGATTTCTGCAATGATTTTGCAGAAAATGAAAAAAACTGCTGAAGATTTCTTAGGTCAGGAAGTTACTGAAGCGGTAATTACTGTACCTGCTTACTTTAACGATGCACAACGTCAAGCTACTAAAGAGGCTGGTGAAATTGCAGGTTTAACTGTAAAACGTATCATTAACGAGCCAACTGCAGCTGCTTTAGCTTACGGCTTGGATAAGGCACACAAAGACATGAAAATTGTTGTGTTTGACTGCGGTGGTGGTACACATGACGTTTCTGTATTGGAGCTAGGTGATGGCGTTTTCGAAGTAAAATCTACTGACGGTGATACACACTTAGGTGGTGATGACTTTGACCACATTATCATTGATTGGTTAACAGCAGAATTCAAAGCTGAAAACAGCATGGATTTAGCTAAGGATCCAATGGCTTTACAACGTTTAAAAGAAGCTGCTGAGAAAGCTAAAATTGAGTTATCAAGCACAACTTCAACAGAAATTAACTTACCATACATTACTGCTGATGCAAGTGGCCCGAAACACTTAGTACGTACTTTATCTCGTGCTAAATTTGAACAATTGGCTGATAGCTTAATTAAACGTACTATCGATCCTTGTAAATCTGCTTTGAAAAACGCTGGTTTAAGCACAAGCGATATCGACGAAATTATCTTAGTTGGTGGTTCAACACGTATCCCTGCAATTCAGGATGCAGTTAAAGCTTTCTTCGGTAAAGAGCCAAGTAAAGGTGTTAACCCTGATGAAGTTGTAGCAATTGGTGCTGCTATTCAAGGTGGTGTATTAACTGGTGATGTGAAAGATGTATTGTTATTAGACGTTACTCCTTTATCATTAGGTATCGAAACTATGGGTGGTGTAATGACTAAATTAATTGAGTCTAACACAACTATCCCAACTAAAAAATCGGAAACTTTCTCAACTGCAGCTGATAATCAGCCTTCAGTAGAAATCCACATTTTACAAGGTGAGCGCCCAATGGCTACACAAAACCGTACAATTGGCCGTTTCATTTTAGATGGTATTCCACCAGCACCTCGTGGTGTGCCTCAGGTAGAAGTATCTTTTGATATTGATGCCAACGGTATTTTACACGTAAGTGCAAAAGATAAAGCTACTGGTAAAGAGCAAAAAATCCGTATCGAAGCATCTTCAGGTTTAACTGACGCTGAGATCAAAAAAATGAAAGAAGAAGCTGAAGCTAATGCAGCAGATGATGCTAAGCAAAAAGAAGAAGCAGATAAAATTAATGGAGCTGATGCTTTAATCTTCTCAACTGAGAAACAGTTAAAAGAGTTTGGTGATAAATTATCTGCAGATAAAAAAGCACCTATCGAAGCTGGTTTAGAGAAATTAAAAGCAGCACATTCTTCACGTAACTTTGCAGATATCGATGCAGCTTCTGCTGAATTGCAAGCTGCCTGGAACGTAGCATCAGAAGAAATGTACAAAGCTGGTGAGCAACCTCAGGGTGGTGAACAACCACAAGCTGATGGTCAGGCTCAAGGTGGCGATAACGTTACTGACGTTGACTTTGAAGAAGTAAAAGAAGAGAAATAA
- a CDS encoding DUF1304 domain-containing protein produces MQIAAQIMIGLVALIHIYILWLEMFAWTTKAPKVFKTIPKDLFGPTKTLAANQGLYNGFLAAGLIWSLCITDHHWRLYVAIFFLTCVIIAGIYGAATASKKILYVQSIPALIAVILLHL; encoded by the coding sequence ATGCAGATAGCAGCACAAATCATGATCGGGCTTGTTGCCCTTATCCATATTTATATCCTTTGGCTCGAAATGTTTGCCTGGACAACCAAAGCACCAAAAGTTTTCAAAACCATCCCTAAAGATTTATTTGGTCCAACCAAAACATTGGCCGCAAACCAGGGCCTGTACAATGGCTTTTTAGCGGCAGGTTTAATCTGGTCGCTATGCATAACCGACCACCACTGGCGCCTTTATGTAGCTATATTCTTCTTAACCTGCGTAATTATTGCAGGTATTTATGGTGCAGCAACGGCCAGTAAGAAAATTTTGTATGTGCAATCAATCCCTGCATTAATTGCCGTGATTTTATTGCATTTATAA
- a CDS encoding SAM-dependent methyltransferase, with protein MPVSAYIEQFIAALKESFETRTFVKVSFGNYKGAEEALKQILIRRVVIKREDKLAFTYRYKTRDVVKNYTLDEALSLITAYLENGFKIGTLFTTDKDLILEELNNGKVVMRENNASSKEAPSGNHDKEKTRLIKAGSKTYLTELKITDAEGKVFKNAQDKFRQINHYIEILSSLIKELPAATVKKVADMGSGKGYLTFALYDYLHSVLKLETEVVGVEYRQDMVELCNQVAEKSSFDKLNFVQGTIEDYQAVDVNLLIALHACDTATDDAIFKGIKANAELIVVAPCCHKQIRREIEQHKVKNDVSFLTKYGIFLERQAEMVTDGIRALILEYFGYKTKVFEFISDAHTPKNVLVVGVKGKALSAERKAEVLEKIKASKAYFGIGYHHLERLLEL; from the coding sequence ATGCCAGTATCTGCCTATATCGAACAATTTATTGCTGCTTTAAAAGAGAGTTTTGAAACCAGAACTTTTGTAAAGGTTTCTTTTGGTAACTATAAAGGAGCAGAAGAAGCTTTAAAGCAAATCCTGATCCGCAGGGTGGTGATTAAACGTGAAGATAAATTGGCTTTTACTTATCGCTATAAAACCCGCGATGTGGTAAAAAATTATACCCTCGATGAGGCACTAAGTTTAATTACTGCTTATCTGGAGAATGGCTTTAAAATTGGCACCTTGTTTACCACAGATAAAGACCTGATACTGGAAGAGCTGAACAATGGAAAGGTAGTGATGAGGGAAAACAACGCTTCGAGCAAGGAGGCTCCGTCCGGCAATCACGATAAAGAAAAAACCAGATTGATTAAAGCAGGTTCGAAAACCTATTTAACGGAACTAAAAATCACCGATGCAGAGGGAAAGGTATTTAAAAATGCGCAGGATAAATTCCGTCAGATTAACCACTATATCGAAATTTTAAGTTCATTAATAAAAGAACTGCCGGCAGCAACCGTAAAAAAGGTCGCCGATATGGGCTCGGGTAAGGGGTATTTAACTTTTGCACTTTACGATTATCTGCATTCGGTTTTGAAACTGGAAACTGAAGTGGTTGGGGTGGAGTACCGCCAGGATATGGTTGAGCTATGTAATCAGGTTGCTGAAAAATCATCTTTCGATAAATTGAATTTTGTACAGGGAACAATTGAGGATTACCAGGCAGTCGATGTAAACCTGCTGATTGCACTACACGCCTGCGATACGGCAACGGATGATGCTATTTTTAAAGGAATTAAAGCCAATGCCGAACTGATTGTGGTTGCACCTTGTTGCCACAAACAAATACGCAGGGAAATTGAACAACACAAAGTGAAAAATGATGTTTCTTTTTTAACCAAATACGGAATATTTTTAGAGCGGCAGGCAGAGATGGTTACCGACGGTATACGTGCTTTGATTTTAGAATATTTTGGCTACAAAACCAAGGTTTTCGAATTTATTTCTGACGCGCATACGCCAAAGAATGTACTAGTTGTAGGAGTGAAGGGCAAAGCGCTAAGCGCAGAGCGGAAAGCGGAGGTTTTGGAGAAGATTAAAGCAAGCAAGGCATATTTCGGAATTGGTTACCATCATTTGGAGCGGCTTTTAGAACTTTAA
- a CDS encoding GMC family oxidoreductase: MSDFQIKKSPTVYDAIIVGSGAGGGMAAYVLAHAGQKVLLLEAGQNFDPRLDSHQLKWPWESPRRGAGTVRPFGDFDASYGGWELEGEPYTQKNKSEFEWFRSRMLGGRTNHWGRISLRMGPEDFKPKDGLTDSWPITYADVKPFYDKVDRMIGIYGTVEGIESEPDGIFMKPPKPRLNELFIKKGAEKAGVKVIAGRGSVLTEALPNNNDRAPCFYCGQCGRSCKVYGDFSASSCLVNPAVKTGNLTVITDAMVREVITDKDGSAKGVSYVNRKDLQEYQVNGKLVILGASACESARILLNSKSSSHPNGLANSSGVVGKYLHDSTGASVSGFLPQLMDRKRYNEDGVGSVHIYSPWWLDNKRLNFPRGYHIEYWGGMGMPAYGFGGGVAEMNGMIPGRDGKMKEAGGYGKSLKDDYRRFYGTGVGMAGRGTAIAREDNYCEIDPNMVDKYGIPVLRFNYKWAKDEILQAKHMQETFLSIMKEMGAVVTSEIQGADTNYGLLNPGKIIHEVGTIRMGDDPKKSALNKYCQAHDCKNLFVVDAGPFVQQGDKNATWTILALSMRTAEYILAQKKKQNI, from the coding sequence ATGAGTGACTTTCAGATAAAGAAATCGCCTACCGTTTACGATGCCATCATTGTTGGCTCGGGTGCCGGTGGCGGAATGGCTGCATACGTATTGGCACATGCAGGTCAAAAAGTTTTATTGCTCGAAGCTGGCCAAAACTTCGATCCCCGATTAGATTCACACCAGTTAAAATGGCCCTGGGAATCACCGCGCCGAGGCGCTGGTACAGTTCGTCCTTTTGGCGATTTTGATGCTTCTTATGGTGGCTGGGAACTGGAAGGTGAGCCTTATACCCAAAAAAACAAAAGCGAATTTGAATGGTTCCGTTCGCGCATGCTGGGTGGCCGTACCAACCACTGGGGAAGAATTTCGCTGCGCATGGGACCAGAAGATTTTAAACCTAAGGATGGTTTAACCGATAGCTGGCCTATTACCTATGCTGATGTAAAGCCATTTTACGATAAGGTTGACCGCATGATTGGTATTTATGGTACAGTTGAAGGCATTGAAAGTGAACCAGATGGGATTTTCATGAAGCCACCAAAACCGCGTTTAAATGAACTATTCATTAAAAAAGGGGCTGAAAAAGCCGGTGTAAAAGTTATTGCAGGCCGTGGTTCGGTACTTACTGAGGCACTCCCAAACAATAACGACCGCGCACCCTGTTTTTACTGTGGCCAATGTGGCAGAAGCTGTAAAGTTTACGGAGATTTCTCTGCCTCGTCATGTTTGGTAAACCCGGCTGTAAAAACCGGCAACCTGACGGTAATTACCGATGCGATGGTGCGTGAAGTAATTACCGATAAAGACGGTAGCGCTAAAGGTGTTTCGTATGTAAACCGCAAAGACCTGCAAGAATATCAGGTTAATGGCAAGCTGGTTATTTTAGGTGCCAGTGCCTGCGAATCGGCAAGGATTTTATTGAATTCGAAATCAAGCTCCCACCCCAATGGCTTAGCCAATAGCAGTGGTGTAGTAGGTAAATACCTGCACGACTCCACCGGAGCAAGTGTTTCTGGTTTTCTACCGCAATTGATGGATCGGAAACGCTATAACGAAGATGGCGTGGGTAGCGTACACATTTACTCGCCATGGTGGCTGGATAATAAACGCTTAAACTTTCCGCGCGGCTACCACATCGAATACTGGGGTGGCATGGGCATGCCAGCTTATGGATTTGGCGGTGGTGTAGCTGAAATGAATGGTATGATACCAGGCAGGGATGGCAAAATGAAAGAGGCTGGTGGCTATGGTAAATCGTTAAAAGACGATTACCGCCGTTTTTACGGTACCGGCGTGGGTATGGCTGGTAGAGGAACTGCCATCGCGCGCGAAGACAATTATTGCGAAATCGACCCCAATATGGTCGACAAATATGGTATACCGGTATTGCGCTTTAATTACAAATGGGCAAAAGATGAAATCCTCCAGGCTAAGCACATGCAGGAAACTTTCTTAAGCATTATGAAAGAAATGGGCGCAGTAGTAACTTCAGAAATACAGGGTGCCGATACCAATTATGGCTTGCTTAATCCGGGTAAAATTATTCACGAAGTTGGAACCATACGCATGGGCGATGATCCTAAAAAATCGGCATTGAATAAATACTGCCAGGCGCACGACTGCAAAAACCTATTTGTGGTAGATGCTGGCCCGTTTGTACAGCAAGGCGATAAAAATGCCACCTGGACTATCCTGGCACTTTCTATGCGTACCGCCGAATATATTTTAGCTCAAAAGAAAAAACAAAACATTTAA
- a CDS encoding gluconate 2-dehydrogenase subunit 3 family protein, whose translation MNRRDSIKALGLTAISTAVILEACKQPENKTEAVATEETAKETGREQWEIDRDKNLKAEIFFTKHEMATITVLADIIIPKDDVSGSASDAKVPEFIEFIVKDIPEHKVPMRGGLKWLDVYCFNKFQKPFVEASAAQQISIVDEIAYPKKARPEVRPGVTFFNRMRDLTASGFYTTEMGVKDIGYVGNAPNQWAGVPADVLKQYGMENVKV comes from the coding sequence ATGAACAGACGTGATTCCATAAAGGCATTGGGCTTAACAGCCATTAGCACTGCAGTAATATTAGAGGCTTGTAAACAACCCGAAAATAAAACCGAAGCGGTTGCAACTGAAGAAACGGCAAAAGAAACCGGCAGGGAGCAATGGGAAATAGATCGCGATAAGAACCTTAAAGCGGAAATCTTTTTTACCAAACATGAAATGGCAACGATTACCGTTTTAGCCGATATCATTATCCCTAAAGACGATGTTTCGGGTAGTGCATCGGATGCCAAAGTGCCTGAATTTATCGAATTTATTGTAAAAGACATTCCGGAACATAAAGTACCTATGCGAGGTGGCTTGAAATGGCTGGATGTTTATTGTTTCAATAAGTTCCAGAAACCATTTGTAGAGGCTTCAGCAGCGCAACAGATTTCAATTGTAGATGAAATTGCTTACCCTAAAAAGGCTAGACCAGAAGTAAGACCGGGCGTAACATTTTTTAACCGGATGAGAGATTTAACTGCATCGGGCTTTTATACAACCGAAATGGGCGTAAAAGATATTGGTTATGTAGGTAACGCGCCAAACCAATGGGCTGGTGTACCAGCCGATGTATTAAAACAATACGGCATGGAAAATGTGAAGGTATAA
- the rplQ gene encoding 50S ribosomal protein L17: MRHGKKVNHLGRTDSHRKAMLANMATSLIKAKRITTTLAKAKALRTYVEPLITKAKNDTTHSRRTVFSYLQDKEVITILFREVAEKVANRPGGYTRIIKLNNRLGDNAEMALIELVDYNEVYGKDVEAKEEKKTTRRGRSKAAAPKKATDAKAEVAEEAAPEAAPAEEAPATEEPKGE, from the coding sequence ATGAGACACGGTAAAAAAGTTAATCACTTAGGCAGAACCGACAGCCACAGAAAAGCGATGTTAGCTAACATGGCTACTTCACTTATTAAAGCAAAAAGAATTACTACAACTTTAGCTAAAGCTAAAGCTTTACGTACTTATGTTGAGCCATTAATCACTAAAGCGAAAAATGACACAACTCACTCACGTCGTACAGTTTTCTCTTACCTACAAGATAAAGAAGTAATCACTATTTTGTTCCGCGAAGTGGCTGAGAAAGTTGCAAACCGTCCAGGTGGTTACACTCGTATCATTAAATTAAACAACCGTTTAGGTGATAACGCTGAAATGGCTTTAATTGAATTGGTAGATTATAACGAAGTTTACGGTAAAGATGTAGAAGCTAAAGAAGAGAAGAAAACTACTCGTCGTGGTAGAAGCAAAGCTGCTGCTCCTAAAAAAGCTACTGATGCGAAAGCTGAAGTTGCTGAAGAGGCTGCACCAGAAGCTGCTCCTGCTGAAGAAGCACCAGCTACTGAAGAACCAAAAGGAGAATAA